The following proteins are co-located in the Micromonospora viridifaciens genome:
- a CDS encoding amidohydrolase family protein, with translation MIIDVHAHWGPWFFSMEVGAVATNLAVMDRYGIDLAVVSATEAVIYDVAAGNRAMARVLESSDRLLGYLTINPRRLDDAERDLRDLLPTGRFVGVKIHTDYTGSPANSAQTRAALELAAAHDLPALVHTWDTTPLDLAQAVADIPGVRAIAGHMGANGWRHAIEAANGVDRLWLEPCFSHTEAGRFAAVAAAVDPRRLLFGTDATLIDPAAAYGAVLAADLSPELAERVAWRNAAELFRLDLSTHPVSRASG, from the coding sequence ATGATCATCGACGTGCACGCCCACTGGGGACCGTGGTTCTTCAGCATGGAGGTCGGCGCGGTCGCGACCAACCTCGCGGTGATGGACCGGTACGGCATCGACCTGGCCGTGGTCTCCGCCACCGAGGCGGTGATCTACGACGTGGCCGCCGGCAACCGGGCGATGGCCCGCGTGCTGGAGAGCAGCGACCGGCTGCTCGGCTACCTGACGATCAACCCGCGCCGGTTGGACGACGCCGAGCGGGACCTGCGCGACCTGCTGCCCACCGGCCGGTTCGTCGGCGTGAAGATCCACACCGACTACACCGGCTCGCCGGCGAACTCCGCGCAGACCCGGGCCGCCCTGGAACTCGCCGCCGCGCACGACCTGCCCGCCCTCGTGCACACCTGGGACACGACGCCGCTCGACCTGGCCCAGGCGGTCGCGGACATCCCCGGGGTACGGGCCATCGCCGGGCACATGGGCGCGAACGGGTGGCGGCACGCCATCGAGGCGGCCAACGGCGTGGACCGGCTCTGGCTGGAGCCCTGCTTCTCGCACACCGAGGCGGGTCGCTTCGCCGCGGTGGCGGCGGCCGTGGACCCGCGGCGGTTGCTCTTCGGCACCGACGCCACCCTGATCGACCCGGCCGCCGCGTACGGAGCGGTGCTCGCCGCCGACCTGTCGCCCGAACTGGCCGAGCGGGTCGCCTGGCGAAACGCCGCCGAACTGTTCCGGCTCGACCTGTCCACCCACCCGGTCTCCCGAGCCAGCGGATGA
- a CDS encoding dihydrodipicolinate synthase family protein has protein sequence MIAPAAAALRDRLRWRLTAATATPVDATGAVDPDVLDRYLRGLVTDGAEALAVLAHTGRGPYHDEATRDLVISRAVATGTPVIVGVGGRPGERTDDVAAQAVRAATFGAAGLLVFPVDDDPVAHHDALWHAAGLPMLAFDLYLRPYAEPTLAELLRHPGVAGVKVARLHDALACQAALAAAHRADRLAVTGEDRMFGPSLMWGAEAALVGLAAAAVPVTARVLRAYADKRYDEFVTASADLDRLAEVTFTEPMEGYVQRMLWIAAEEGRIPVGHAGDPHAPALPDGDRDRVLRVAGRR, from the coding sequence GTGATCGCGCCGGCCGCCGCCGCGCTGCGCGACCGGCTGCGCTGGCGGTTGACCGCCGCGACCGCCACCCCGGTGGACGCGACCGGCGCCGTCGACCCGGACGTGCTCGACCGCTACCTGCGCGGGCTGGTCACCGACGGGGCGGAGGCCCTGGCGGTGCTCGCGCACACCGGGCGCGGCCCGTACCACGACGAGGCCACCCGCGATCTGGTCATCAGTCGCGCCGTCGCCACCGGGACGCCGGTGATCGTCGGCGTCGGCGGCCGGCCGGGGGAGCGCACCGACGACGTGGCCGCGCAGGCGGTGCGGGCGGCCACCTTCGGCGCGGCCGGTCTGCTGGTCTTCCCGGTCGACGACGACCCGGTCGCCCACCACGACGCGCTCTGGCACGCCGCCGGCCTGCCGATGCTCGCCTTCGACCTCTACCTGCGGCCGTACGCCGAGCCCACGCTGGCCGAGCTGCTGCGACACCCCGGCGTCGCCGGGGTGAAGGTGGCCCGCCTGCACGACGCCCTCGCCTGCCAGGCCGCTCTGGCCGCCGCGCACCGCGCCGACCGGCTGGCGGTCACCGGCGAGGACCGGATGTTCGGCCCGTCGCTCATGTGGGGCGCCGAGGCGGCCCTGGTCGGCCTGGCCGCCGCCGCGGTCCCGGTCACCGCCCGGGTGCTGCGGGCCTACGCCGACAAGCGCTACGACGAGTTCGTCACCGCCTCCGCCGACCTTGACCGGCTGGCCGAGGTCACCTTCACCGAACCGATGGAAGGGTACGTGCAGCGCATGCTCTGGATCGCCGCCGAGGAAGGGCGGATCCCGGTGGGCCACGCGGGCGACCCGCACGCCCCGGCGCTGCCCGACGGCGACCGGGACCGGGTGCTGCGGGTGGCGGGGCGCCGGTGA
- a CDS encoding amidohydrolase family protein, which produces MTGNPFVAGDLPPVTLDIDVLVGRYADRPGPTGEPAAVAGTLAANGVERAAVASLRAALFDVGSGNDEVVALAGPGVLPVGGLDLRDPLGAEREVVRLAERGFRAVRLFPDEQGVEADFPSVRHVARRAAEAGLVVLTGGDVRRFWRPLRGATVVFLDTHFYHLGDFVVVARDEPGFHTSTRLLNSPDALETVAAHVGVERLLYGSRTPFYEPVVPRLRLARAGIGPSGVAAVAGGNARRILGLAE; this is translated from the coding sequence GTGACCGGCAACCCGTTCGTGGCCGGCGACCTGCCGCCGGTCACCCTCGACATCGACGTGCTCGTCGGCCGGTACGCCGACCGGCCCGGCCCCACCGGCGAGCCCGCGGCGGTCGCCGGGACGCTGGCCGCCAACGGCGTCGAGCGGGCAGCCGTCGCGAGCCTCCGCGCCGCCCTGTTCGACGTGGGCAGCGGCAACGACGAGGTGGTCGCCCTCGCCGGCCCCGGCGTGCTGCCGGTCGGCGGGCTGGACCTGCGCGACCCGCTCGGCGCCGAACGGGAGGTCGTCCGGCTCGCCGAACGCGGCTTCCGGGCCGTTCGGCTGTTCCCCGACGAGCAGGGCGTCGAGGCGGACTTCCCGTCCGTACGGCACGTCGCCCGCCGGGCCGCCGAGGCGGGCCTGGTCGTGCTCACCGGCGGGGACGTCCGCCGGTTCTGGCGACCGCTGCGCGGCGCGACCGTGGTCTTCCTCGACACGCACTTCTACCACCTGGGCGACTTCGTGGTGGTGGCCCGCGACGAGCCAGGCTTCCACACCTCCACCCGGCTGCTCAACTCGCCGGACGCGCTGGAGACCGTCGCCGCGCACGTCGGCGTCGAGCGCCTGCTCTACGGCTCCCGTACCCCGTTCTACGAGCCCGTCGTCCCGCGGCTGCGGCTGGCCCGGGCCGGGATCGGCCCGTCCGGGGTCGCGGCGGTGGCCGGGGGGAACGCCCGGCGGATCCTGGGGCTAGCCGAATGA